The genomic stretch TTCGGACCGGACCGCTTCCAGGGCAGCCCGACCTTCGGCGGGGCCTCCCCGGGCGGCTACAACACCTTCCACGTCTTCAAGGCGGCCGGGCGCGAGTGGCTCGTGCTCGCCCTGGACTGGCGGCTGTCGGACCAGGGTTACGCCTGGGCGAAGGACGTCCTCGCCCAGCACCCCACCAAGCCCGTCATCCTCACCACGCACGAACTGGTCCACGGCGACGACGCGTTGTCCTCCTACGGGCAGCAACTGTGGGACAGGCTGGTCAAGGACCACGACCAGATCTTCCTCACCCTCAACGGCCACTACTGGCCCGCCGCCCGCGCGGTCCGCGAGAACGCCGCCGGGAACGACGTCCACCTGCATCTGACGAACTACCAGAACCGTTACTTCGGCGGCGCGGCGATGATCCGTCTCTACCATTTCGACCTGGACCGGAACACGATCGACGTCGAGACGCTGTCGCCGTGGATCCTCGGCCGGGCCGCGAAGGGGCTCAACGAGCTGGAGCGGCAGGAGATGGAGCTGTCCGGTGCCGCGGACCGCTTCTCCGTCGACATCGACTTCGCCGAGCGGTTCGCCGGGTTCGCGCCGGTGCCCGAGCGGCCGTCCCGGCCCGCGTCCAAAATGCTGGTGCGCGGGACGCTCGCCTACTGGCGGTTCGACGGGCACGAGGAGGGCGCGCCGGTCGCGGGCACGGTCCGCGACCTGTCCGGGAACGGCAACGACCTGACGCCGGTCACGGTCGGCGAGGGCGCGCTGACGTGGTCCACCGCCCACCACCCCGACCAACCGGGGCACGGCAGCGTGTACTTCCGGGGCGGCAAGCCCCCGCTGACGGGCGCCTACCTCCGCACGGTCGACGGCGCTCCGCTCAACTCCGCGACTTTCAAGGCCGGTTACACCATCGAGGCGTTCTACTGGCTGCCCGCCGACTGGACCGCG from Streptomyces davaonensis JCM 4913 encodes the following:
- a CDS encoding LamG-like jellyroll fold domain-containing protein — its product is MCTSHEPGQESACADAGRRNFLRATALIGAAATAVTIPAVAEAAPAGRGWRPDTESRRFTLAVMPDTQYLFDGPSINAAPVEASLRYLLEHGRDDNVVFLSHLGDLTENGSRAECEAIGEAFELLDRRGVGYSVLAGNHDVRSSTTDQRGTTPYLDVFGPDRFQGSPTFGGASPGGYNTFHVFKAAGREWLVLALDWRLSDQGYAWAKDVLAQHPTKPVILTTHELVHGDDALSSYGQQLWDRLVKDHDQIFLTLNGHYWPAARAVRENAAGNDVHLHLTNYQNRYFGGAAMIRLYHFDLDRNTIDVETLSPWILGRAAKGLNELERQEMELSGAADRFSVDIDFAERFAGFAPVPERPSRPASKMLVRGTLAYWRFDGHEEGAPVAGTVRDLSGNGNDLTPVTVGEGALTWSTAHHPDQPGHGSVYFRGGKPPLTGAYLRTVDGAPLNSATFKAGYTIEAFYWLPADWTASRNAWAGLVSRTGTGGAAGKTEGDPDEPLATLSISDGPGPQWAVRPLNQQGIATNWGDETARERWWHLAVVNDGSHTTMYVQGCPVARNPHAPAVGLTTVGLPWLLGGYEYGGRIDQILYGRLGDVRIVGRALPVTSFMNH